One genomic region from Sphingomicrobium aestuariivivum encodes:
- the sufC gene encoding Fe-S cluster assembly ATPase SufC: protein MLKIENLHVATGDKPILKGLDLTVPAGEVHAIMGPNGAGKSTLAYALGGRPGYDVTGGSADFGGKDLLDMEPHERAAAGLFLGFQYPVEIPGVSMLQFLRESLNAQRRERGEEELSGAEFIKLAKEQSSALGLPADMLKRPVNVGFSGGEKKRAEMVQMGIMQPKFAILDETDSGLDIDALKAVGEGINRIMRAPDKGVLLITHYQRLLDYVQPDRVHVLSAGRIVKSGGPDLALQLEREGYAEVVA from the coding sequence ATGCTGAAGATCGAAAACCTCCACGTCGCGACCGGCGACAAGCCCATCCTCAAGGGCCTCGACCTCACCGTACCCGCGGGCGAAGTCCATGCCATCATGGGCCCCAATGGCGCGGGCAAGTCGACGCTCGCCTATGCGCTCGGCGGCCGCCCCGGCTATGACGTGACCGGCGGCAGCGCCGACTTCGGCGGCAAGGACCTCCTCGACATGGAGCCGCACGAGCGCGCCGCCGCGGGCCTCTTCCTCGGCTTCCAATATCCGGTCGAGATCCCCGGCGTCTCGATGCTCCAGTTCCTGCGCGAGAGCCTCAACGCCCAGCGCCGCGAGCGCGGCGAAGAGGAACTGTCGGGCGCCGAGTTCATCAAGCTCGCGAAAGAGCAGTCGTCCGCCCTCGGGCTGCCTGCCGACATGCTCAAGCGCCCCGTCAACGTCGGCTTCTCGGGCGGCGAGAAGAAGCGTGCCGAGATGGTCCAGATGGGCATCATGCAGCCGAAGTTCGCCATCCTCGACGAGACCGACAGCGGCCTCGACATCGACGCATTGAAAGCCGTCGGCGAGGGCATCAACCGCATCATGCGCGCACCCGACAAGGGCGTGCTCCTCATCACCCACTACCAGCGCCTCTTGGACTATGTGCAGCCCGACAGGGTGCACGTCCTGTCGGCCGGCCGGATCGTCAAATCGGGCGGCCCCGACCTCGCACTCCAGCTCGAGCGCGAAGGCTATGCCGAGGTGGTGGCCTAA
- a CDS encoding SufD family Fe-S cluster assembly protein yields MTAPLPTRADEAYRYADIKALGEVWDDLSAPEAIEIAAHKKLQQIWMPSGDAIDVKRAAVTIAEGATFDLYALNCADRYGRIELDVTLHEGSDFTFHAANVGSGDATLEVVTFVRHIAPGATSTQTVRTVLGGKATGTYLGQVAVAREAQKTESEQDVKAMLLSREATANAKPELEIFADDVACAHGATVGELDAMQLFYAQARGLSPEDAKALLLEGFIGGLWDELGEEADIATLARTKLRELTR; encoded by the coding sequence ATGACCGCCCCGCTCCCCACCCGCGCCGACGAGGCCTATCGCTACGCCGATATCAAGGCGCTGGGCGAGGTCTGGGACGACCTTTCGGCCCCCGAGGCGATCGAAATTGCTGCGCACAAAAAGTTGCAGCAAATCTGGATGCCGAGCGGCGATGCGATCGACGTGAAGCGCGCCGCCGTGACCATCGCCGAGGGCGCGACCTTCGACCTCTATGCGCTCAATTGCGCCGACCGCTACGGCCGCATCGAGCTCGACGTGACACTGCACGAGGGCTCGGATTTCACCTTCCACGCCGCCAATGTCGGCAGCGGTGACGCGACGCTCGAGGTCGTCACCTTCGTGCGCCACATCGCCCCCGGCGCGACTTCGACCCAGACGGTCCGCACGGTGCTGGGCGGCAAGGCCACCGGCACCTATCTCGGGCAGGTCGCGGTCGCGCGCGAGGCGCAGAAGACCGAGAGCGAGCAGGACGTGAAGGCCATGCTCCTGAGCCGCGAGGCCACCGCCAACGCCAAGCCCGAACTCGAGATCTTCGCCGACGACGTCGCCTGCGCGCATGGCGCGACGGTCGGCGAACTCGACGCGATGCAGCTCTTCTACGCGCAGGCCCGCGGCCTCTCGCCCGAAGATGCCAAGGCGCTGCTCCTCGAAGGTTTTATCGGCGGCTTGTGGGACGAGCTTGGCGAAGAGGCGGACATCGCCACCCTCGCCCGCACGAAATTGCGCGAGCTGACGCGATGA
- a CDS encoding SufS family cysteine desulfurase — MNAHAAIPTDLRARFPGLGGWHYLDSAATAQKPQAVIDAIAEGYGPRYATVHRGVYDRSAAMTRAYEAARSRLATFLGGKAEEVVFTRGATEAINLVAASWGRANIGADDAILLSRLEHHSNIVPWQMLALETGAEIRVADITGDGRIDLDDVRAKLDGKVKLVALSHLSNVTGALLDAPEIAAMAQNAGAKFLLDGCQAAPRLPVDVAALGCDFYVASAHKMYGPTGIGALWAKGEILDAMPPYQGGGSMIDRVSFEKGTTYAPAPTRFEAGTPHIVGALGLHAACDWIDGIGREAIAAHENALVAATLEALRGINDLRLYGPADAHGIVSFNMGDIHAHDVATILDDAGVAVRAGHHCCQPLMDRLGVPATVRASFAAHSDMGDVDALLEGLQKVKRIFG; from the coding sequence ATGAACGCCCACGCCGCCATCCCCACCGACCTGCGCGCCCGGTTTCCGGGGCTCGGCGGGTGGCACTATCTCGACAGTGCCGCGACCGCTCAAAAACCGCAGGCGGTGATCGACGCCATCGCCGAGGGCTACGGCCCGCGCTACGCCACCGTGCATCGCGGCGTCTATGATCGCTCGGCGGCGATGACGCGCGCCTATGAAGCCGCGCGTAGCCGCCTCGCCACCTTCCTTGGCGGCAAGGCGGAGGAAGTGGTGTTCACCCGCGGTGCGACCGAGGCGATCAACCTCGTTGCCGCCAGCTGGGGCCGCGCCAACATCGGTGCGGACGACGCGATCCTCCTCTCGCGCCTCGAGCATCATTCGAACATCGTGCCGTGGCAGATGCTGGCGCTCGAAACGGGTGCCGAGATCCGCGTCGCCGACATCACCGGTGACGGCCGCATCGATCTCGACGACGTCCGCGCCAAGCTTGACGGCAAGGTCAAGCTGGTCGCGCTCTCGCACCTCTCCAACGTCACCGGCGCGCTGCTCGACGCCCCCGAGATCGCCGCGATGGCGCAGAACGCGGGTGCCAAATTCCTCCTCGACGGCTGCCAGGCCGCGCCGCGCCTGCCCGTCGATGTCGCCGCCTTGGGTTGCGATTTCTACGTGGCCTCCGCGCACAAGATGTACGGCCCGACCGGCATCGGCGCGCTCTGGGCAAAGGGCGAAATCCTCGATGCCATGCCCCCCTATCAGGGCGGCGGCTCGATGATCGACCGCGTCTCTTTCGAAAAGGGCACCACCTACGCCCCCGCGCCCACCCGCTTCGAGGCGGGCACCCCGCATATCGTCGGCGCGCTCGGCCTCCATGCCGCCTGCGACTGGATCGACGGCATCGGGCGCGAGGCCATCGCCGCCCATGAGAATGCCCTCGTCGCCGCGACCCTCGAGGCCCTTCGCGGCATCAACGACCTGCGCCTTTACGGCCCGGCCGACGCGCATGGCATCGTCAGCTTCAACATGGGCGACATCCATGCCCATGACGTCGCCACCATCCTTGACGATGCGGGCGTCGCCGTGCGCGCGGGCCACCATTGCTGCCAGCCGCTGATGGACCGCCTCGGCGTGCCCGCCACCGTGCGCGCGAGCTTTGCCGCCCATTCGGACATGGGCGATGTCGACGCCCTCCTCGAGGGCCTTCAGAAAGTGAAACGGATTTTCGGATAA
- a CDS encoding SUF system Fe-S cluster assembly protein: MMSERKITVEEVDAVEKPPRARVGETPMQPASAPESDGAKLERKRDYLEGFLNAEKAAPDSAEEVKAAIVEALQSIYDPEIPVDIYNLGLIYGVEVTEDGDATVTMTLTTPHCPVAETMPGEVEVRTLSVPGVRDAEVKLVWDPPWDPSKMSDEARLELGML, encoded by the coding sequence ATAATGAGCGAGCGCAAGATCACCGTGGAAGAAGTCGACGCCGTCGAGAAACCGCCCCGCGCCCGCGTCGGCGAGACCCCGATGCAGCCCGCAAGCGCGCCTGAATCCGACGGCGCGAAGCTCGAGCGCAAGCGCGACTATCTCGAAGGCTTCCTCAACGCCGAAAAGGCTGCACCCGACAGCGCCGAGGAAGTGAAGGCCGCCATCGTCGAGGCGCTGCAGTCGATCTACGACCCCGAGATCCCCGTCGACATCTACAATCTCGGCCTCATCTATGGCGTCGAGGTGACCGAGGACGGCGATGCCACCGTGACCATGACGCTGACGACCCCGCACTGCCCCGTCGCCGAGACGATGCCGGGCGAGGTCGAGGTGCGCACGCTGAGCGTGCCCGGCGTGCGCGATGCCGAGGTGAAGCTCGTCTGGGACCCGCCGTGGGACCCCTCGAAAATGTCGGACGAGGCGCGCCTCGAACTGGGGATGCTGTGA
- a CDS encoding HesB/IscA family protein, which produces MTETRTRPAAITLTPAAEQRIADLMGQAPADAIGVKLSTPRRGCSGLAYSVDYVTEESTFDEKIETPGGIFYVDGASVLYLVGSVMDWKEDDFAAGFVFDNPNAKGACGCGESFTV; this is translated from the coding sequence ATGACCGAAACCCGCACCCGCCCCGCCGCCATCACCCTGACGCCGGCCGCCGAACAGCGGATCGCCGACCTCATGGGGCAGGCGCCCGCCGATGCCATCGGCGTCAAGCTCTCGACCCCGCGCCGCGGCTGTTCGGGGCTGGCCTATTCGGTCGATTACGTCACCGAGGAATCCACCTTCGATGAAAAGATCGAGACCCCCGGCGGCATCTTCTATGTCGACGGCGCGAGCGTGCTCTACCTCGTCGGCAGCGTGATGGACTGGAAGGAAGACGATTTCGCCGCGGGCTTCGTCTTCGACAATCCCAACGCCAAGGGTGCCTGCGGCTGCGGCGAGAGTTTTACCGTCTGA
- a CDS encoding S8 family peptidase — protein MALAFALAACGGSSPPRSTPLPPPSSNNDASPPPEPAPAPAPAPDPTVDFDTAEYRASTYLGATQAIGAYEAGASGEGIGLAVIDTGINPSLSAFAGRVSDLSRDVAGNSSVNDVDGHGTAVTAVAAAARDGSDTMGVAYEATILAFRADDPGSCADTDGCLISDSAIANGIDAAVAGGARVINISLGGGDPGRTLQEAVRGAAAAGVVIVVSAGNDGEDPRLGAQPDVLASAMADLAPGLVIIAGALGSSSGYGLDENVLADYSNHAGSSADHYLAALGTRVRAPDHTGQEYLWSGTSFSAPVISGAVALMAQAFPNLSGREIVEILFNSADDLGAAGVDGDYGNGRLNITAAFAPQGQTSLAGTGMVVSIDDNGGLPAAAGDGGGPDAPGGQGTLVTDRYDRAYAFDPTATLARAPGERPLGRALAGAAQRSETVAAGPVALAMTIEPRTDTVARGDINAEPLGLVGAEREEARLLAARMVARIDDRTAVALGFAQGAGAMQRQLEGVAEGDWLAARREDRGFAAVAGEAVALSRDMGAVTLSLGVDRGAVWSRDGAGERESAYASWSLGLSGDLGGLATAGVKLTQVDESETLLGARVASWLGGGEGARSRFLDARLSRSLGPLDLSVEARRGWTDFAGGALETSAYGATIASNGVFSGGDRLALRLAQPLRVEAGGFDLWLPTAWDYASETATFGDRRFSLSPSGREWVAEVGYGRALAGGWLSANAYRRSQPGHVGDADADLGGAIRYSLDF, from the coding sequence GTGGCACTGGCGTTCGCGCTGGCGGCCTGCGGTGGCTCGAGCCCGCCGCGCTCGACCCCGCTGCCGCCGCCCTCGTCGAACAATGACGCCAGCCCGCCGCCCGAACCGGCACCGGCGCCCGCTCCCGCGCCCGATCCCACGGTCGACTTCGACACCGCCGAATATCGCGCCTCCACCTATCTCGGGGCGACGCAGGCGATCGGCGCCTATGAAGCGGGTGCGAGCGGCGAGGGCATCGGCCTTGCCGTCATCGACACCGGTATCAATCCTTCGCTGTCCGCCTTCGCGGGCCGCGTGTCGGACCTCAGCCGCGACGTGGCGGGCAATTCCAGCGTCAATGACGTCGACGGTCATGGCACCGCGGTGACCGCGGTCGCGGCGGCCGCGCGCGATGGCAGTGACACCATGGGGGTGGCCTATGAAGCGACCATCCTCGCCTTCCGCGCCGACGATCCCGGCAGCTGCGCCGATACCGATGGCTGCCTCATCTCGGACAGCGCCATCGCCAATGGCATCGACGCCGCGGTCGCGGGCGGGGCGCGGGTCATCAACATCTCGCTCGGCGGCGGCGATCCGGGCCGCACGCTGCAGGAAGCGGTGCGGGGTGCGGCGGCGGCAGGCGTCGTCATCGTCGTCTCGGCGGGCAATGACGGCGAGGACCCGAGGCTCGGCGCGCAGCCTGACGTGCTCGCCTCGGCGATGGCCGACCTTGCGCCGGGGCTGGTGATCATCGCCGGCGCGCTCGGCAGTTCGAGCGGCTACGGCCTCGATGAAAACGTCCTTGCCGACTATTCGAACCATGCGGGCTCGAGCGCGGACCATTATCTCGCCGCGCTCGGCACGCGGGTGCGCGCGCCCGATCATACGGGGCAGGAATATCTGTGGTCGGGGACCAGCTTCTCGGCCCCCGTCATCTCGGGCGCCGTCGCGCTGATGGCGCAGGCCTTTCCCAACCTCAGCGGTCGCGAAATCGTCGAAATCCTCTTCAACAGCGCCGACGACCTCGGCGCCGCGGGGGTCGACGGCGATTATGGCAACGGGCGGCTCAACATCACGGCGGCCTTCGCGCCGCAGGGACAGACCAGTCTTGCCGGCACCGGCATGGTCGTGTCGATCGACGACAATGGCGGGCTCCCCGCCGCGGCGGGCGATGGCGGCGGCCCCGATGCGCCCGGCGGACAGGGCACGTTGGTGACCGACCGCTATGACCGCGCATATGCCTTCGATCCGACCGCGACACTGGCCCGTGCGCCCGGCGAGCGTCCGCTCGGCCGCGCGCTGGCGGGTGCCGCGCAGCGCAGCGAGACGGTCGCTGCCGGTCCCGTCGCGCTGGCGATGACCATCGAGCCGCGCACCGACACGGTGGCGCGCGGCGACATCAACGCCGAGCCGCTCGGCCTTGTCGGCGCCGAGCGCGAGGAAGCGCGCCTGCTGGCCGCGCGGATGGTGGCACGGATCGATGATCGAACCGCCGTCGCGCTCGGCTTCGCGCAAGGGGCAGGCGCCATGCAGCGCCAGCTCGAGGGCGTGGCCGAGGGTGATTGGCTCGCCGCGCGCCGCGAGGATCGCGGGTTCGCCGCCGTGGCGGGCGAAGCGGTCGCGCTGAGCCGCGACATGGGCGCGGTGACGCTGAGCCTTGGCGTGGACCGCGGCGCGGTGTGGAGCCGCGACGGCGCGGGCGAGCGGGAAAGCGCCTATGCCAGCTGGTCGCTCGGCCTGTCGGGCGATCTCGGCGGCCTTGCCACTGCGGGGGTGAAACTCACCCAGGTCGACGAAAGCGAGACCCTGCTCGGGGCGCGCGTCGCGTCCTGGCTCGGCGGGGGGGAGGGGGCGCGCAGCCGCTTCCTCGATGCCCGCCTGTCGCGCAGCCTCGGGCCGCTCGACCTGTCGGTCGAGGCACGGCGCGGCTGGACCGATTTTGCGGGCGGCGCGCTCGAGACCAGCGCCTATGGCGCGACCATCGCCTCGAATGGCGTCTTCAGCGGCGGCGACCGGCTCGCCTTGCGCCTCGCCCAGCCGCTGCGCGTCGAGGCGGGCGGGTTCGACCTGTGGCTGCCGACCGCGTGGGACTATGCCAGCGAGACCGCGACCTTCGGCGACCGGCGCTTCAGCCTGTCACCTTCGGGACGCGAATGGGTCGCGGAAGTCGGTTACGGCCGTGCGCTGGCGGGCGGCTGGCTCAGCGCCAACGCCTATCGCCGCAGCCAGCCGGGCCACGTCGGCGATGCCGACGCGGACCTCGGCGGCGCGATCCGCTACAGCCTCGACTTCTAG
- a CDS encoding pyrimidine 5'-nucleotidase — MDPRLSHVRDWIFDLDNTLYPASSGLFRHVDRRMTAYIARLLEVDHDEAYRIQKGYFHGHGTTLAGLMAEHGVDPHHFLEDVHDIPLEDLTPDPRIVEGIAGLPGRAFIYTNGDAPYATRVLERLGLHSHFVHVHDIHATAYRPKPERHGYELLLGQFDIDPAAAVMVEDMAKNLKPAKELGLTTVWVDNGSEQAQEAPETAHVDIAIGDVGVWLQSLRQGEQG, encoded by the coding sequence ATGGATCCCCGCCTCTCCCATGTCCGCGACTGGATTTTCGATCTCGACAATACGCTCTATCCGGCGTCGAGCGGGCTGTTCCGCCATGTCGATCGCCGCATGACCGCCTATATCGCGCGCCTCCTCGAGGTCGATCATGACGAAGCCTATCGCATCCAGAAAGGCTATTTCCACGGCCATGGCACGACGCTGGCGGGGCTGATGGCTGAGCATGGGGTCGACCCGCACCATTTCCTCGAGGACGTGCACGACATTCCGTTGGAGGACCTCACCCCCGACCCGCGCATCGTCGAGGGCATCGCGGGCCTGCCGGGCCGCGCATTCATCTACACCAATGGCGATGCGCCTTATGCGACCCGCGTGCTCGAACGGCTCGGGCTGCACAGCCATTTCGTCCATGTCCACGACATCCATGCCACCGCCTATCGCCCCAAGCCCGAGCGGCACGGCTACGAGCTGCTGCTTGGCCAGTTCGACATCGACCCCGCCGCCGCGGTGATGGTCGAGGACATGGCCAAGAACCTGAAGCCCGCCAAGGAGCTCGGGCTGACCACCGTGTGGGTCGACAATGGCTCCGAACAGGCGCAAGAAGCGCCCGAAACGGCGCATGTCGACATCGCCATCGGCGATGTCGGCGTCTGGCTGCAATCGCTTAGGCAAGGGGAACAGGGATGA
- the dapD gene encoding 2,3,4,5-tetrahydropyridine-2,6-dicarboxylate N-succinyltransferase — MSIEREIEQGWDRRDSVSASDEALAEAVKEAILMLDRGEARVAEPDGNGGWRVNQWLKKAVLLSFRLNPMQTIPGGPGGAPWWDKVDSKFLGWGEDAFKQAGFRAVPGAIVRRGAHVAKNAVLMPSFVNIGAYVGEGAMIDTWATVGSCAQIGRNVHLSGGAGIGGVLEPLQANPVIIEDDCFIGARSEVAEGVIVEKGAVLSMGVFISASTKIVERHTGKVHYGRVPAYSVVVPGTLPGRDGGPSLACAVIVKTVDEKTRSKTSINDLLRD; from the coding sequence ATGAGCATCGAGCGCGAGATCGAACAGGGTTGGGACCGCCGCGACAGCGTGAGCGCATCGGACGAGGCGCTCGCCGAGGCCGTCAAGGAAGCCATCCTGATGCTCGATCGCGGCGAAGCCCGCGTCGCCGAGCCCGACGGAAACGGCGGCTGGCGCGTCAACCAGTGGCTCAAGAAGGCGGTGCTCCTTTCCTTCCGCCTCAACCCGATGCAGACGATCCCCGGCGGCCCCGGCGGCGCGCCCTGGTGGGACAAGGTCGATTCCAAGTTCCTCGGCTGGGGCGAGGACGCCTTCAAGCAGGCGGGCTTTCGCGCCGTGCCGGGCGCCATCGTGCGCCGCGGCGCGCATGTCGCCAAGAATGCCGTCCTCATGCCGAGCTTCGTCAACATCGGCGCTTATGTCGGCGAAGGCGCGATGATCGACACCTGGGCCACCGTCGGCTCTTGCGCGCAGATCGGCCGCAACGTCCACCTCTCGGGCGGCGCGGGCATCGGCGGCGTGCTCGAACCCTTGCAGGCCAATCCCGTGATCATCGAGGACGACTGCTTCATCGGCGCCCGCTCGGAAGTCGCCGAGGGCGTCATCGTCGAAAAGGGCGCGGTCCTGTCGATGGGCGTGTTCATCTCGGCCTCGACCAAGATCGTCGAGCGCCACACCGGCAAGGTCCATTACGGCCGCGTGCCGGCCTATTCGGTCGTCGTCCCCGGCACCCTGCCCGGCCGCGACGGCGGGCCAAGCCTCGCCTGCGCCGTGATCGTCAAGACGGTCGACGAGAAAACGCGAAGCAAGACCTCGATCAACGATCTGCTCAGGGACTAA
- a CDS encoding TlpA family protein disulfide reductase gives MSWKTLGAALLFTSLAACGNDAPVTDEPVIGSEAGVDRSHAGAPMPAIDILSPEGETVALADVAAGEPLLVNLWASWCAPCVEELPTLVELANRGDVAVLTLSQDMAPPASIAAFLEDAGLDDVERWQDPEMAFSTELPVAVMPATVLYDADGKEVWRYLGDLDWSGTEAAGLIAELD, from the coding sequence ATGTCTTGGAAAACCCTCGGAGCCGCGCTCCTTTTCACATCGCTCGCCGCCTGCGGCAACGACGCGCCCGTCACCGACGAACCGGTCATCGGCAGCGAGGCGGGCGTCGATCGCAGCCACGCCGGCGCGCCCATGCCCGCAATCGACATCCTGTCGCCCGAGGGCGAGACGGTGGCGCTGGCCGATGTCGCGGCGGGCGAGCCGCTGCTGGTCAATTTGTGGGCGAGCTGGTGCGCGCCGTGCGTCGAGGAGCTGCCGACGCTGGTCGAGCTTGCCAACCGCGGCGATGTCGCGGTGCTGACGCTGAGCCAGGACATGGCACCTCCCGCCTCGATCGCCGCCTTCCTCGAGGATGCGGGTCTCGACGATGTCGAGCGCTGGCAGGACCCCGAGATGGCCTTTTCGACCGAGCTTCCCGTCGCGGTGATGCCGGCGACGGTGCTCTATGACGCCGACGGCAAGGAAGTGTGGCGCTACCTCGGCGACCTCGACTGGTCGGGCACCGAGGCAGCGGGACTCATCGCCGAGCTGGACTAG
- a CDS encoding UTP--glucose-1-phosphate uridylyltransferase — MPKPVKYAVFPVAGLGTRLLPATKTMPKEMLTIVDRPLIQYAVDEAREAGIERLVFVTGRGKASLVDYFDMAYELEKTMEERGKSKAPLAPSRAGFGELLTVRQQEPLGLGHAIWCARHITGDEPFAVLLPDDLMVGKPGALKQMMAAYEQHGGNIVCAQDVPREKTSSYGIVEPGETANGATEVKGMVEKPKPEDAPSTLGIVGRYILQPEVMDELSAHEKGAGGEIQLTDAMAKLIGKQPFHAVAVDAVRHDCGTKAGFALANLALGMDDPEVAPKLKEWMAANG, encoded by the coding sequence ATGCCCAAACCCGTCAAATATGCCGTATTCCCCGTGGCCGGTCTCGGCACGCGGCTCCTGCCCGCGACCAAGACCATGCCCAAGGAGATGCTGACGATCGTCGATCGTCCGCTCATCCAATATGCGGTGGACGAGGCGCGCGAGGCCGGCATCGAACGGCTGGTGTTCGTCACCGGCCGCGGCAAGGCCAGCCTCGTCGACTATTTCGACATGGCCTACGAGCTCGAGAAGACGATGGAAGAGCGCGGCAAGTCCAAGGCCCCGCTCGCCCCCAGCCGCGCGGGGTTCGGCGAACTCCTGACGGTGCGTCAGCAGGAACCGCTCGGCCTCGGCCACGCCATCTGGTGCGCGCGCCACATCACCGGCGATGAACCCTTTGCGGTGCTCCTCCCCGACGACCTGATGGTCGGCAAGCCGGGCGCGCTCAAGCAGATGATGGCGGCTTATGAACAGCATGGCGGCAACATCGTCTGCGCGCAGGACGTGCCGCGCGAGAAGACCTCCAGCTACGGCATCGTCGAGCCCGGCGAGACCGCCAATGGCGCGACCGAGGTCAAGGGCATGGTTGAAAAGCCCAAGCCCGAGGATGCGCCTTCCACCCTCGGCATCGTCGGCCGCTACATCCTCCAGCCCGAGGTGATGGACGAGCTCTCCGCACATGAAAAAGGCGCGGGCGGCGAGATCCAGCTGACCGACGCGATGGCCAAGCTCATCGGCAAGCAGCCCTTCCACGCGGTCGCGGTCGACGCGGTCCGCCACGACTGCGGGACCAAGGCGGGCTTTGCCCTCGCCAACCTCGCCCTCGGCATGGACGACCCCGAGGTCGCGCCGAAGCTCAAGGAATGGATGGCCGCAAACGGCTGA